One stretch of Salarias fasciatus chromosome 19, fSalaFa1.1, whole genome shotgun sequence DNA includes these proteins:
- the crip1 gene encoding cysteine-rich protein 1 has protein sequence MPKCPNCQKEVYFAEKVTSLGKDWHRPCLKCEKCKKTLSAGSHAEHEGKPYCHKPCYAAMFGPRGFGRGGAESHEYK, from the exons ATGCCAAAGTGCCCCAACTGCCAGAAGGAAGTTTACTTCG cTGAGAAGGTAACGTCGCTGGGGAAGGACTGGCACCGGCCCTGCCTCAAGTGTGAGAAATGCAAGAAGACGCTATCAGCAGGCTCACATGCTGAG CATGAAGGGAAGCCTTACTGTCACAAGCCCTGCTACGCGGCGATGTTTGGACCTAGAG GATTTGGACGCGGTGGTGCTGAAAGCCACGAATATAAATAA